In Rhinolophus ferrumequinum isolate MPI-CBG mRhiFer1 chromosome 25, mRhiFer1_v1.p, whole genome shotgun sequence, the following proteins share a genomic window:
- the LOC117017833 gene encoding olfactory receptor 149, with translation MRNASVVTEFILLGIPHTKDLETMLFVLFLSFYIFTLMGNLLILLAIVSSTPLHTPMYFFLSKLSLCDIFFPSVSSPKMLFYLSGNSRIISYAGCASQLFFYHFLGCTECFLYTVMAYDRFVAICHPLRYTIIMSHRVCVILALGTSVFGCIQATFLTTLTFQLPYCGSNEVDYFFCDIPVMLKLACADTSAMEMVGFISVGLMPLSCFLLILTSYSCIVYSILKIHSAEGRRRAFSTCSAHLTAILLFYMPVVLIYLRPTPSPWLDATVQVMNNLVTPMLNPLIYSLRNKEVKSSLKKVLHQLVFLREQL, from the coding sequence ATGAGGAATGCCTCAGTTGTGACTGAGTTTATCCTGCTGGGCATCCCACACACAAAGGATCTGGAGACCATGCTCTTTGtcctgtttttgtctttctaCATATTCACCCTTATGGGAAACTTGCTCATCCTACTGGCAATTGTCTCCTCCACTCCACTTCACACTCCTATGTACTTCTTCCTGAGTAAACTGTCTTTGTGtgacatattttttccttctgtgagtTCCCCCAAGATGCTCTTTTACCTCTCAGGGAATAGTCGAATCATCTCCTATGCTGGCTGTGCATCCCAGCTCTTCTTCTACCACTTCCTGGGTTGTACTGAGTGTTTCCTGTACACCGTGATGGCCTATGATCGCTTTGTTGCCATATGTCACCCTCTACGCTACACAATAATCATGAGCCACAGAGTATGTGTCATCCTAGCCCTGGGAACTTCAGTTTTTGGCTGTATTCAGGCCACCTTTCTAACCACTCTCACCTTCCAATTGCCCTACTGTGGCTCCAATGAAGTGGACTATTTCTTCTGTGATATTCCAGTGATGCTGAAGTTGGCTTGTGCAGATACCTCAGCCATGGAGATGGTGGGGTTCATCAGTGTTGGCCTCATGCCCCTCAGCTGCTTCCTTCTCATCCTCACCTCCTACAGTTGCATTGTATACTCCATCCTGAAGATCCACTCTGCGGAGGGCCGACGTCGCGCCTTTTCCACCTGCAGTGCCCACCTCACTGCTATCTTACTTTTCTACATGCCAGTGGTCCTCATCTACCTAAGgccaacccccagcccctggctggATGCAACTGTTCAGGTCATGAATAACCTGGTCACCCCTATGCTGAACCCCTTGATCTACAGCCTCAGGAATAAGGAGGTAAAATCATCACTGAAGAAAGTCCTGCATCAACTGGTTTTCCTTCGTGAGCAGTTGTAG